A segment of the Bordetella flabilis genome:
GTTGTAGATTCAAGGTCTTCTCCAGTGGAATTTATAAAGGGATAGATAACGCCCGCGGTGCTATACCGTGGCGATGGGGTTCACGGGCGCCCCTACGAGGCCTGGCAGGTACATCGGGGCAGCAGTGAGGAAAAAGGCGTGGCGGTCGTTCTGGCGCAGCCAGGCGGCAAGCGCCGTCAGGTGCCACAGTTCGCCCAGCGGAAGGCCCAGTTTGAAAAGGCAGAGTTCGTGCAAGGGCAGCAGCGGCCCGCTGTCGGCATCCAGGGTGTGGTTGCGCCGTTCAACGGCATGGTTGTCCGCCGCGATGGCCGCAATCTTGCTATTGGCGATCCAGTTCAGCAGATCGGCGTCGCGGCCGTCCAGCATGCAGCAACTGTGTTTCAGGCGATCCAGTTTGGCGTCCGGCAGGCGCAAGGCCAGGTCGGCCAGTCCGGTGTGCAGGCACAGCACATCGCCCTGGCGCACTTCGACGCCATCCGTATCCATGACCTGCATCAGATCGCGGTATGACACCAGGCGGAAATCGTCGCCGAAGTGTGCGCGTAGGTCGACCAGCACGCCGCGTCCTTGGATGCCATGCCGCGCCATTGGCGCAATGGACAACTCCTGCGTGCCGTTGAAGTCGGGGCCGTGCGGTTCGCTTACCTGGAAACCGTTGTAGCCCGTCGGCACGGGATGGCCGTCACCGTGGGGGTCGAACATCGCGCCGATGTGGCCCAGGGCGTCCCATTGTGTCGAGTACTGCGGCGACAGCGTTACGCTGTCGTCGCTGACGACGTCGGTTGCGCCCGGGACGTCCGACGCCAGCGGATAGCGGTAGACCGGTACGCCGTTCTTTTCAGACGGCCGGATCACGGGGCCCTTGCGGCGGGGATTGAGCACGGGCGCGCGCGGCACGTCCAGCGGCAGGCTCAGCGAAAACGACAGGCCGGCGCGGATTTCGGCGACCGCGGCCAGGCGTTGCGCGTGTTGGATGTAGTTCAGCGTGCCGAGGCGGTCATCGGGGCCGAAGTCGCCCCAGTTCGAACCTTCCGGCCGTACGCGCCAGCGTCGGGTGTTTGTCATGTGGTGATTCCAGTGTCGCGCGTATCAACGCACCGCGGCCGAGGCAATCAAGTCCTCGACGGCCTGCTGCGGATAGCCCAGGTCCAGCAGAATCTGCCGCGTATGCTGGCCCAGCGCCGGCGCACCGTCCGCGAGGTCGGCAGGCTTGCTTGCGGCCGCCTCGTTGCCGAAGTGCGCCCAGCGAGCCAGGCCCAGATAGGCGCCTGCCTGCGGGTTCGTGTATTGCCGCATGAATCCCATGGACTGGACTTGCGGATGGTCGAACATGTCTTCCACGCGATTGACCACCGCGCAGGGTACGCTCTGGCCGAAGCGTTCCGCCCATGTCGGTGCGGTTTCGCGCGCCAGGGCGGCGCGTACGCGCGGAATGAGGTCGGCCGCCCGCGCGGCGCGCTTTTTGACGCTGTCGTATTCCGGGTCGTCCGCCAGTTCCGCCAATCCCAGGTGTTCGCACAGGGCTCGCCAGAAATGCGGCGTGTTCGCGGAGATATAAAGATAGCCATCGCGCGTCGGATGGATCCCCGTGATGCCGCCCGACCGCATGTCGCGTTCGATATGCCGCGGCTCACCCTCGGCCCAGACCAGGCGAGCCGATTGCATGGCCAGTGCGCTACCCAGCAGCGATACGTCGATCGCCTGGCCCATGCCTGTTTTCTCGCGGCGGTAGAGGGCAGCGGCCACGCTGTTGGACAGCAGGGCGGCGCCGTAATAGTCGACCACGGATCCATACAGGATTTCGGGCGGGCCATCGGCCTTGCCCTGGGCCGAGCACATGCCAGTCATGGACTGCAGCACCTGATCGTAGCCGGCATGCTTGGCAAGGGGACCAGTACTGCCGTATCCCGTCATGGCGCAATAGATGAGCCGGGGATTCAAGGCCTGCAAAGTCGGGAAATCGATGCGCAGCCGCTCCGGTACGCCGGGGCGGAAGTTGTGCACCAGGACATCGGCCCTGGCCACCAGCGCGCACAGCACGTCATACCCTGCCTGCGTCTTCAGATCCAGGCAGATGCCGCGTTTGTGGCGGTTGATGCCCAGGAAGGCGCGGCTCTCCGCCGCGAGCGTCGACGGGTACTTGCGCAGGTTGTCGCCTTCGGGCGGTTCCACCTTGATGACGTCGGCACCCAGATCGCCCAGCAGGGCACAACCGTAGGGACCCGCGATGTAGGCACTGAGA
Coding sequences within it:
- a CDS encoding CaiB/BaiF CoA transferase family protein, producing MTQQAYSERPLSGIQVLDLSAYIAGPYGCALLGDLGADVIKVEPPEGDNLRKYPSTLAAESRAFLGINRHKRGICLDLKTQAGYDVLCALVARADVLVHNFRPGVPERLRIDFPTLQALNPRLIYCAMTGYGSTGPLAKHAGYDQVLQSMTGMCSAQGKADGPPEILYGSVVDYYGAALLSNSVAAALYRREKTGMGQAIDVSLLGSALAMQSARLVWAEGEPRHIERDMRSGGITGIHPTRDGYLYISANTPHFWRALCEHLGLAELADDPEYDSVKKRAARAADLIPRVRAALARETAPTWAERFGQSVPCAVVNRVEDMFDHPQVQSMGFMRQYTNPQAGAYLGLARWAHFGNEAAASKPADLADGAPALGQHTRQILLDLGYPQQAVEDLIASAAVR
- a CDS encoding cyclase family protein, giving the protein MTNTRRWRVRPEGSNWGDFGPDDRLGTLNYIQHAQRLAAVAEIRAGLSFSLSLPLDVPRAPVLNPRRKGPVIRPSEKNGVPVYRYPLASDVPGATDVVSDDSVTLSPQYSTQWDALGHIGAMFDPHGDGHPVPTGYNGFQVSEPHGPDFNGTQELSIAPMARHGIQGRGVLVDLRAHFGDDFRLVSYRDLMQVMDTDGVEVRQGDVLCLHTGLADLALRLPDAKLDRLKHSCCMLDGRDADLLNWIANSKIAAIAADNHAVERRNHTLDADSGPLLPLHELCLFKLGLPLGELWHLTALAAWLRQNDRHAFFLTAAPMYLPGLVGAPVNPIATV